A DNA window from Setaria viridis chromosome 2, Setaria_viridis_v4.0, whole genome shotgun sequence contains the following coding sequences:
- the LOC117845585 gene encoding uncharacterized protein — translation MSGEAGMSHQSDTSSCSDDSEDRNTVNPTGIYTMEEFIAEHCVLHNLLERISVKIHAKIKARQAGKTGTSRRRTGFHRRVIERDHGEGHQRLVTDFFSEDPVYDEKVFRTRYRMSRPLFLRIVRALGEWSPYFTKRTDICYRQGLSPLQKCTAAIRMLARGCAADAVDEYVQIGTSTAMECLERFAEGVIDKFGGEYLRGPTSADMQHLLQIGEGLGFPGMLGSIGCMHWEWENCPPKWMRRLNHSDHGFATFILEAVASQDLWIWHASFNAVGSINDISVLNQSLSFTQVLKGQAPPVQFSINKSQYDMGYYLADEIYPECTVFVKTIPFPRTEKERLFAKHQEEARKDVQRAFGVLQSRFPIVRGPIRFFQRATLGKILQACVILHNMAVQDEKDMASTYSEPNEASGITAVLPSNIKTGPANCLTNVLQRSAPVCSQATHGQLRRDLTEHIWQQFGPFGDK, via the exons ATGAGCGGCGAAGCAG GCATGTCCCATCAATCAGACACTTCGTCCTGCTCTGATGATTCCGAAGATAGAAACACAGTCAACCCAACAGGCATATACACTATGGAAGAATTCATTGCTGAGCACTGTGTCCTGCACAATTTACTTGAGCGGATCAGTGTGAAGATTCATGCCAAAATCAAAGCACGGCAAGCTGGTAAAACTGGTACGTCTCGCCGCCGGACTGGTTTTCATAGGAGAGTCATAGAGAGAGATCACGGAGAGGGTCATCAACGGCTTGTCACTGATTTCTTTTCTGAAGATCCAGTCTATGATGAAAAAGTATTCAGAACAAGGTACCGGATGAGTAGACCCCTCTTTCTACGTATTGTCCGTGCGCTAGGTGAGTGGTCCCCCTATTTCACCAAGAGAACTGATATCTGCTATCGCCAAGGACTGTCACCTCTGCAGAAATGTACAGCGGCAATTCGTATGTTAGCTCGTGGCTGCGCGGCAGATGCTGTGGACGAATATGTGCAGATTGGTACGAGCACAGCAATGGAGTGTTTGGAGCGGTTTGCAGAAGGGGTGATTGACAAGTTTGGCGGAGAATACTTGCGAGGCCCTACTAGTGCTGATATGCAGCATCTACTACAAATTGGTGAAGGCCTTGGCTTCCCTGGCATGTTGGGAAGCATTGGTTGCATGCACTGGGAGTGGGAAAATTGCCCTCCTAAATGGATGCGTCGTCTTAATCATAGTGATCACGGCTTTGCCACATTTATTCTTGAAGCTGTTGCTTCACAAGATCTCTGGATATGGCACGCTTCTTTCAATGCTGTTGGCTCCATCAATGACATCAGTGTTCTCAATCAATCACTGTCGTTTACTCAAGTCTTGAAAGGACAAGCTCCCCCGGTGCAATTCTCCATCAATAAGAGTCAATACGATATGGGATACTACCTTGCTGATGAAATTTACCCAGAATGCACTGTATTTGTTAAGACAATACCCTTCCCTCGAACTGAAAAGGAACGATTGTTTGCTAAACATCAAGAAGAGGCAAGGAAGGATGTTCAGCGCGCATTTGGAGTCCTGCAATCTCGTTTCCCCATTGTTCGTGGTCCAATTCGCTTTTTCCAACGAGCAACTCTTGGGAAAATCCTGCAAGCTTGTGTCATTCTCCATAACATGGCAGTTCAGGATGAGAAAGACATGGCAAGTACTTATTCTGAACCAAATGAAGCTTCAGGTATAACGGCTGTTTTACCATCAAACATCAAAACTGGGCCTGCCAATTGCTTAACTAATGTACTCCAGAGAAGTGCCCCTGTTTGTAGTCAAGCAACACATGGCCAGCTAAGAAGGGATTTAACTGAGCATATCTGGCAGCAGTTTGGGCCATTTGGCGACAAGTAA
- the LOC117844420 gene encoding putative F-box/FBD/LRR-repeat protein At4g03220, with the protein MADNRSVGVSCPGGDRISDLPDNLLHHILVLIPLVEAVRTCVLSRRWGGVWTRLPRLLFQDVDAAAAAPRVRRFPDLVDGVLRGYADDVDIDDLFISVDVAAGVDDPVRLAAATAALAAPRVTARFGIFLSPDAVNLYMVGEATLQLPCFPRATEFSVTFMGVDLRMPETGTFARLTKLYLAGVRFTDDGEGISDAVSSRCPRIRVLELLMVDGLRVLTVASQSLLSLRLSAIMELERLGVVAGNLREMVVDTCFVLNNAGALMLLSVPALEKLHWEDCCPGQLRPWKLPGCLRRLVVTCLKLECLVDAAGGSSNFMRILQLFPRVHTLRLEVPIAPVRIYHAHIC; encoded by the coding sequence ATGGCTGACAATCGTAGCGTGGGAGTCTCCTGTCCCGGCGGCGACCGGATCAGCGACCTCCCCGACAATCTGCTCCATCACATCCTGGTGCTCATACCCCTGGTCGAGGCCGTGCGCACCTGCGTGCTGTCCCGCCGCTGGGGCGGCGTCTGGACGCGCCTCCCGCGGCTCCTCTTCCAGGAcgtcgacgcggcggcggcggcgccccgcgTCCGGCGATTCCCggacctcgtggacggcgtcCTGCGCGGCTACGCCGACGACGTCGACATAGACGACCTGTTCATCTCGGTCGACGTTGCGGCCGGCGTCGACGACCccgtccgcctcgccgccgctacggccgccctcgccgcgccgcgcgtcACCGCCAGGTTCGGCATCTTCCTGTCCCCTGACGCGGTGAACCTTTACATGGTGGGTGAGGCGACGCTCCAGCTGCCGTGCTTCCCGAGGGCGACGGAGTTCTCGGTCACCTTCATGGGGGTTGACCTCAGGATGCCCGAGACAGGTACGTTCGCCAGGCTGACCAAGCTGTACCTCGCCGGAGTCCGGTTcaccgacgacggcgaggggaTCAGCGACGCCGTGTCGTCTCGCTGCCCTCGCATCAGGGTCCTGGAGCTGCTCATGGTCGACGGCCTGAGGGTGCTCACCGTCGCCTCGCAGTCGCTCCTGAGCTTGCGTCTCTCCGCAATCATGGAGCTGGAGCGGCTCGGGGTGGTGGCCGGAAACCTCCGCGAGATGGTGGTGGACACGTGCTTTGTGCTGAACAACGCCGGCGCGCTGATGCTGCTCTCTGTGCCGGCGCTGGAGAAGCTCCACTGGGAAGACTGCTGCCCCGGCCAGCTTCGCCCATGGAAATTGCCAGGGTGCCTCCGGAGGCTCGTCGTCACCTGTCTCAAGCTTGAGTGTCTGGTGGATGCCGCTGGAGGCTCGTCAAATTTCATGAGGATCCTGCAGCTTTTCCCACGTGTCCACACTCTACGGCTCGAAGTTCCTATTGCTCCAGTACGTATCTATCATGCACACATCTGCTGA